The Acidobacteriota bacterium genome has a segment encoding these proteins:
- a CDS encoding 2,3,4,5-tetrahydropyridine-2,6-dicarboxylate N-succinyltransferase yields MELKEKIEALFAKTEFEPADREVYEEFKLALRRGEIRSAEKDADGNWHANAWVKQGILLGFRMGKMVEMSQPTETLRFFDKDTFPLRPMSLADGVRIVIGGSAIRDGSYVAPGVVVVPPAYINVGAYVDEGTMVDSHALVGSCAQIGKRVHISAAAQIGGVLEPVGAVPVVIEDDVMVGGNTGVYEGTIVRERAVLGTGVILTRSTPVFDLPNERIIKAEGGRPLEIPAGAVVVQGSRAVSNEFGKANGLSIYCPVIVKYRDDKTDASTKLEDYLR; encoded by the coding sequence ATGGAATTGAAAGAAAAGATCGAGGCGTTGTTTGCGAAGACGGAGTTTGAGCCGGCGGACCGCGAGGTTTATGAGGAGTTCAAGCTCGCCTTGAGGCGAGGCGAGATACGCTCGGCGGAGAAGGATGCGGACGGGAACTGGCACGCGAATGCCTGGGTAAAGCAAGGGATATTGCTCGGGTTTCGGATGGGCAAGATGGTCGAGATGTCGCAGCCGACCGAGACGCTGCGGTTCTTCGATAAAGACACATTTCCGCTCCGCCCAATGTCGCTTGCGGACGGCGTTCGAATCGTCATCGGCGGTTCGGCGATCCGCGACGGCAGCTATGTTGCTCCGGGTGTGGTCGTGGTTCCGCCGGCGTATATAAACGTCGGGGCGTATGTTGATGAGGGAACGATGGTCGATTCGCACGCCTTGGTCGGCTCGTGTGCACAGATCGGGAAGCGGGTGCACATTTCGGCGGCGGCGCAGATCGGCGGCGTTCTCGAACCGGTCGGTGCTGTGCCGGTAGTGATCGAAGATGATGTGATGGTCGGCGGCAACACCGGCGTTTATGAAGGAACGATCGTCCGCGAGCGGGCAGTGCTCGGGACGGGTGTGATCCTTACTCGATCGACGCCTGTATTCGATCTGCCGAACGAACGCATCATCAAGGCAGAGGGCGGCCGCCCGCTTGAGATACCGGCCGGTGCGGTCGTGGTCCAGGGCTCGCGGGCCGTTTCGAATGAATTCGGCAAGGCGAACGGCCTCTCGATCTACTGCCCCGTCATCGTAAAATACCGCGACGACAAGACCGACGCTTCAACCAAGCTCGAAGACTATCTGCGATAA
- a CDS encoding 4-hydroxy-tetrahydrodipicolinate synthase, whose product MTGCGTALVTPFRKDGSIDEECFRRLIERQIKGGVKLLVPCGTTGESATMTEDERLIVIRLAVEAAHRKEAKVIAGTGSNSTAATIEFTRKARELGVDAALIVAPYYNKPTQAGLYAHFSEIAKSVKDLPIMLYNVPGRTAANISAQTTLRLVADHPNIVATKEASGDLSQVMAILAGRPKGFKVFSGDDATTLPLIALGADGLVSVIANEMPKEASRMVEKALDGAWTAARKLHFQLLPLMEANFIESSPAPCKFVMKEMGLLEENLRLPLVPVTKETQGILKKVIKELNLS is encoded by the coding sequence ATGACGGGCTGCGGGACGGCCCTTGTGACGCCGTTTCGGAAGGACGGATCTATCGACGAGGAGTGCTTTCGGCGGCTGATCGAGCGGCAGATAAAGGGCGGCGTGAAGCTGCTTGTGCCGTGCGGGACGACGGGCGAAAGTGCGACGATGACGGAGGACGAGCGGCTCATTGTGATCCGGCTCGCCGTCGAGGCCGCACATCGGAAAGAGGCAAAGGTGATCGCCGGGACGGGGAGCAACTCGACCGCGGCGACGATCGAATTTACGCGCAAGGCACGCGAGCTGGGCGTGGATGCGGCGTTGATCGTCGCTCCTTATTACAACAAGCCGACGCAGGCCGGGCTTTACGCTCATTTTTCTGAGATCGCTAAGAGCGTAAAAGACTTGCCGATAATGCTTTACAATGTGCCGGGGCGGACGGCCGCGAACATCTCGGCCCAGACAACGCTGCGGCTCGTAGCCGACCATCCGAACATAGTCGCAACGAAAGAAGCCTCGGGCGACCTCTCGCAGGTGATGGCGATCCTGGCCGGGCGGCCGAAGGGCTTTAAGGTCTTTTCCGGCGACGACGCGACGACGCTGCCGCTGATCGCACTTGGGGCCGATGGGCTAGTCTCCGTTATCGCCAATGAAATGCCGAAGGAGGCCTCGCGCATGGTCGAGAAGGCGCTCGACGGAGCTTGGACCGCCGCCCGCAAGCTGCACTTTCAACTACTGCCGCTGATGGAGGCAAACTTTATCGAGTCCTCACCCGCACCGTGCAAATTTGTTATGAAAGAGATGGGATTGCTCGAAGAAAATCTGAGGCTCCCGCTCGTCCCGGTGACAAAGGAAACTCAAGGTATTCTGAAGAAAGTGATCAAGGAACTGAATCTGAGCTAG
- a CDS encoding dihydrodipicolinate reductase, whose protein sequence is MKLALIGYGKMGKLIERLAAEHGHSVTVIINETHAGLRAEQLAETLRAAEVAIDFTVAAAVERNVRACMLAGVPIVVGTTGWDEQRDEIEKIVADGNGSMVYGANFSIGVNLFFRIAGYAAELLARFPEYEAFIEEQHHSQKKDSPSGTALKLRSVAEDHVKIGEIAATRAGNIPGTHRLGFDGIADQIFIEHTARTREGFAHGAITAAEWIVGKNGVHEFTQVIEDSIDGRSEAL, encoded by the coding sequence ATGAAACTTGCACTAATCGGATACGGGAAGATGGGGAAGTTGATCGAACGCCTTGCGGCGGAGCATGGGCATTCGGTCACGGTGATCATCAATGAAACTCACGCCGGGCTTCGGGCGGAGCAGCTTGCTGAGACGTTGCGTGCGGCTGAGGTTGCGATCGATTTCACGGTTGCGGCTGCCGTCGAGCGGAATGTGCGGGCGTGTATGCTCGCCGGGGTGCCGATCGTGGTCGGGACGACCGGTTGGGACGAGCAGCGGGACGAGATCGAAAAGATCGTTGCCGACGGCAATGGCTCGATGGTCTATGGAGCAAATTTTTCGATCGGCGTAAATCTCTTTTTCCGTATCGCCGGTTACGCCGCCGAACTGCTCGCCCGCTTTCCCGAATACGAGGCATTTATCGAAGAGCAACATCATTCGCAAAAAAAAGACAGCCCGAGCGGCACGGCCCTGAAGCTCAGATCCGTTGCCGAAGATCATGTAAAGATAGGCGAGATCGCCGCGACGCGTGCCGGCAACATCCCCGGAACGCACCGGCTCGGGTTCGACGGGATCGCCGATCAGATATTTATCGAACACACCGCCCGGACCCGCGAGGGCTTTGCACACGGAGCGATCACAGCGGCCGAGTGGATTGTGGGGAAGAATGGCGTTCACGAGTTTACTCAGGTTATCGAGGATTCCATTGATGGAAGATCTGAGGCGCTTTAA
- a CDS encoding M20/M25/M40 family metallo-hydrolase — MELFELTKALMNIPSVSGEEEAVGHFLRDHLMSFGWTVELQPVSENQNNVIATLNDTPRVWLSTHMDTVPPFIPPTEDDEKIYGRGACDAKGIIAAQIVAAERLRQEGINDIGLLYTVEEERSSTGAKAVNEHPLAAKCEYMINGEPTDNDLAIGSKGSFRLLIKTSGKAAHSAYPEQGDSAIETLLDILDDIRRTHFPHDDFFGETTVNFGTIDGGLALNIIPPKAEAGLLIRLTTKREPIEQALESVVRGRGNIEVLSCSEPVKLHPVEGFTQKVVRFTTDIPHMPNWGKPLLLGPGSILVAHTKDEFVLKKDLESAVDLYGSLVRKLLPKAVTETAEE, encoded by the coding sequence ATGGAACTTTTTGAACTTACGAAGGCTTTGATGAACATTCCTTCCGTTTCCGGCGAAGAGGAAGCGGTCGGGCATTTTTTGCGTGACCATCTGATGTCGTTCGGATGGACGGTCGAGCTTCAGCCGGTTTCAGAGAACCAGAATAACGTGATCGCGACTTTGAACGACACACCGCGGGTCTGGCTCTCGACGCATATGGACACGGTGCCGCCATTCATTCCGCCAACCGAGGACGACGAAAAGATCTACGGCCGCGGGGCGTGCGACGCAAAGGGGATCATCGCGGCGCAGATCGTGGCGGCGGAGCGGCTTCGGCAAGAGGGAATCAACGACATCGGGCTGCTCTATACCGTTGAGGAAGAGCGGTCGAGCACGGGTGCGAAGGCGGTCAATGAGCATCCGCTTGCGGCGAAGTGCGAGTATATGATCAACGGCGAGCCTACGGACAATGACCTCGCGATCGGGTCCAAGGGTTCGTTTCGGCTGCTGATCAAAACGTCCGGCAAGGCCGCACATTCGGCGTACCCCGAGCAGGGCGATTCGGCGATCGAGACGCTTCTGGATATTCTCGACGACATCCGCCGAACGCATTTCCCGCACGACGATTTCTTCGGCGAGACCACCGTAAATTTCGGCACCATCGACGGCGGGCTTGCCCTTAATATCATTCCACCAAAGGCGGAAGCCGGGCTTCTTATCCGCCTAACGACAAAAAGAGAGCCCATCGAACAGGCTCTCGAAAGCGTCGTCCGCGGACGCGGCAACATAGAGGTTCTCTCGTGCAGCGAACCGGTAAAGCTCCATCCGGTAGAAGGCTTTACCCAAAAGGTGGTCCGCTTCACCACCGACATTCCGCACATGCCCAACTGGGGCAAGCCGCTCCTCCTCGGCCCGGGTTCGATCCTCGTTGCACACACGAAGGACGAATTCGTGCTGAAGAAGGATCTCGAATCGGCTGTCGATCTGTACGGATCGCTCGTCAGAAAATTGTTACCAAAAGCGGTCACGGAGACCGCCGAGGAATAG
- a CDS encoding cation:proton antiporter, which yields MLVILVGTSAQILADRLRVPATGPLLLAGLLIGKAGLGLIQPEILGDVLRVVIKAAVAIVVFEGGLLISVKELRHASRAVVGLVTVGILITTFLAGLLVHFLLGWDWELSLLFGAIVSITGPTVITPILQNVSVNRRVKTTLESESIIADPLGVILASLIFTAIVSPLGLKAAIPTGLKTLLVGVIVGVAVAVIVWVLSDRFRMLPSKFTRIGILGAALASYTIAEIFAHEAGVMAAAIAGIAIGSLNIPHKEEVEDFKGDLASIAISSVFILLASGLLLSDIIALGWPGLLIVVIMIFVVRPIRVFFSTFGSELKTNEKWFISFLGPRGIVAASIATFFALKLGDNGIVGSESFVPMVFAIILATVATQGTFASQTAKFFKVMPQHILIIGADETARILAEKMVEAGESISLIDTDKESCELAKDMRGVTVFCDDATKPEVLKEAGLKEAKCVVVATSSDKVNILISQAIRSDYNGMRLVARVNDSTNLKAFEQADIEVMSPPRAVATILENIVLRPSLFEFLSSGMGEERMREIAVGRRIKRGTRIADLGLGKCVVIAIRRGDDLIMPKGDTKIEQRDVLTILGEQGDLDEAFDRLK from the coding sequence GTGCTTGTGATATTGGTCGGGACTTCTGCCCAGATCTTGGCCGATAGGCTTCGCGTGCCGGCGACGGGACCATTGCTGTTGGCCGGCCTGCTTATCGGAAAGGCTGGATTAGGACTTATTCAGCCGGAAATTCTGGGTGATGTTCTTCGGGTGGTCATAAAGGCGGCGGTCGCTATCGTCGTTTTCGAAGGTGGATTGCTGATCAGCGTAAAGGAGCTTCGCCATGCCTCGCGGGCAGTTGTCGGCCTAGTAACAGTTGGTATATTGATCACGACCTTCCTAGCCGGGCTTCTCGTTCATTTTCTGCTCGGGTGGGACTGGGAGCTGAGCCTCCTGTTCGGAGCGATCGTTTCGATCACCGGGCCGACCGTCATAACGCCGATCCTTCAAAATGTATCGGTCAATCGACGGGTGAAGACCACACTTGAAAGTGAATCGATAATTGCCGACCCGCTTGGCGTGATCCTCGCGTCGCTGATCTTTACCGCCATTGTGTCGCCGTTGGGCCTGAAGGCGGCGATTCCGACTGGACTCAAAACGCTTCTGGTTGGGGTGATCGTTGGCGTTGCAGTTGCAGTAATTGTTTGGGTGCTGAGCGATCGCTTTCGAATGCTTCCGTCCAAATTTACGCGGATCGGCATCTTGGGAGCGGCTCTGGCTTCATACACCATTGCCGAGATATTTGCCCACGAAGCCGGAGTGATGGCGGCCGCAATCGCCGGCATAGCGATCGGATCTCTCAACATTCCTCACAAAGAAGAGGTCGAAGATTTTAAGGGCGACCTGGCGAGCATTGCCATCTCGAGCGTGTTCATTCTACTCGCCTCCGGATTGCTTTTAAGCGACATCATCGCGCTCGGCTGGCCGGGTTTGTTGATCGTCGTGATCATGATATTTGTCGTTCGCCCGATCCGGGTATTTTTCTCAACCTTTGGGTCGGAGCTGAAGACGAACGAGAAATGGTTCATCTCGTTCCTCGGGCCGCGCGGTATAGTTGCTGCTTCGATCGCGACATTCTTTGCACTTAAGTTGGGCGACAATGGGATCGTCGGGTCAGAGTCTTTCGTTCCAATGGTTTTTGCGATAATTCTGGCAACAGTAGCTACACAGGGAACATTTGCGAGCCAAACCGCAAAATTCTTTAAGGTTATGCCACAACATATATTGATAATCGGAGCCGACGAAACGGCAAGAATTTTGGCCGAAAAGATGGTCGAGGCCGGCGAGTCGATCTCACTCATAGATACTGACAAGGAAAGCTGCGAGCTCGCGAAGGATATGCGTGGCGTTACGGTCTTTTGCGACGATGCTACAAAGCCGGAGGTGCTGAAGGAGGCTGGCCTGAAGGAAGCTAAATGTGTGGTCGTCGCGACCTCGAGCGACAAGGTCAACATTCTCATAAGCCAGGCGATACGGTCGGATTACAATGGTATGAGATTGGTCGCCAGAGTGAATGATAGTACCAACCTGAAGGCTTTCGAACAGGCCGATATCGAAGTGATGAGCCCGCCAAGAGCGGTCGCTACGATCCTCGAGAACATCGTACTTCGGCCGAGTTTGTTCGAGTTTCTCTCAAGTGGTATGGGCGAGGAACGGATGCGCGAGATCGCGGTAGGACGACGAATAAAGCGCGGGACACGAATCGCCGATCTTGGCCTCGGTAAATGTGTTGTGATCGCTATACGACGGGGGGATGACCTCATCATGCCGAAAGGTGACACCAAGATCGAGCAACGCGACGTGCTGACAATTTTAGGTGAGCAGGGCGATCTCGACGAAGCTTTTGACCGGCTTAAATAG
- a CDS encoding ion transporter has product MEQIEKEVVKKEIKAERWAIVDQLDEWLEIPMLLLSIIWLVLLVLEMTRGISPFLETLGNVIWIIFGIDYGVKLLLAPEKFEYIKRHWLTLLALALPALRIFRAFQAFKLLRAARAARGLRLVRLLTSLNRGMRSLGSAFSRRGLGYVLMLTLIVVVGGAAGMYNFEEGVEGGFVSYADALWWTAMMITSIGSDYFPKTAEGRMLCLLLAVYGFAVFGYMTATLATFFIQRDKETAPDRGEPCIADLQSELKELKAMFADRLPQN; this is encoded by the coding sequence ATGGAACAAATTGAAAAGGAAGTTGTAAAGAAGGAGATCAAGGCGGAGCGGTGGGCGATAGTTGACCAGCTGGACGAATGGCTTGAGATACCGATGCTGTTGCTGAGCATCATCTGGCTGGTCTTGCTTGTGCTTGAGATGACCAGGGGTATCAGCCCGTTTCTCGAAACGCTCGGGAATGTCATCTGGATAATCTTCGGTATAGATTACGGGGTCAAGCTGTTGCTGGCGCCGGAAAAGTTTGAGTATATAAAGCGGCATTGGCTGACGCTGCTCGCTCTCGCGTTGCCGGCACTGCGTATATTTCGGGCGTTTCAGGCATTCAAGCTGCTCCGAGCTGCACGTGCGGCGCGCGGCCTGCGGTTGGTGCGGCTGCTGACGTCGCTTAATCGGGGCATGCGTTCGCTCGGCTCCGCCTTCAGTCGACGGGGCCTGGGATATGTTCTGATGTTGACACTCATCGTCGTAGTAGGCGGAGCCGCCGGAATGTATAATTTCGAAGAAGGTGTTGAGGGTGGCTTTGTCAGCTACGCGGATGCATTGTGGTGGACAGCCATGATGATAACGTCGATCGGCTCAGACTATTTTCCAAAAACAGCCGAGGGCCGAATGCTCTGTCTTTTGCTGGCAGTTTATGGTTTCGCTGTTTTTGGGTATATGACGGCGACTCTCGCGACCTTCTTTATCCAACGCGACAAAGAGACGGCACCCGACCGCGGTGAACCATGCATTGCCGACCTACAGAGTGAATTGAAGGAACTTAAGGCGATGTTCGCCGACCGATTACCCCAGAACTAA
- the lysC gene encoding lysine-sensitive aspartokinase 3 has translation MSETQAFTVMKFGGTSVGDVAAFERVVHVVSSQIERRPVVVVSAMTKVTDALLAAFETAKKGDFALAIASLEPHFERHVEVAGHFIDADGPNLFDAELDLARGELSDLLLRTSRRSLPLSMLKDAIVSYGEQLSSRLLAEVLRSRGVRSRHFDSRRLIVTDDEFGSATPIMDETAELVRLEIAPAAATGEVPVMGGFIAGNRAGETTTLGRGGSDFSAAIVAAAIDAGELQIWTDVTGVMTCDPRISSDARTIPVLSYEEAAELAYFGAKVLHPKTIKPAVDHGIPVRVCNTFEPEAVGTMVVAASGEVPNKIKSIASKKGITILRITSARMLGSYGFMSAVFQVFDRYRTVIDVISTSEVSIALTLDSTGSLEKIVEELSRLGDVEVEPNYAVICVVGEGLRASTGLASKIFSTIEDVHVELVSHGASAVNLTFVVKETDVERVIIRLHNEMF, from the coding sequence GTGAGCGAAACGCAAGCATTTACCGTGATGAAATTTGGCGGGACGTCCGTCGGGGACGTCGCTGCCTTTGAGCGCGTTGTTCACGTGGTTTCGAGCCAGATCGAGCGGCGGCCGGTCGTGGTCGTCTCCGCGATGACGAAGGTGACCGACGCACTGCTGGCGGCATTTGAAACGGCAAAGAAAGGCGATTTCGCGTTGGCGATCGCATCGCTTGAGCCGCACTTTGAACGCCATGTCGAGGTCGCCGGGCACTTCATCGACGCCGATGGCCCAAACCTTTTTGACGCCGAGCTTGACCTGGCCCGCGGCGAGCTTTCAGATCTTCTTTTGCGGACCTCGCGGCGTTCGCTGCCGCTCTCGATGCTGAAAGACGCGATAGTCTCTTATGGCGAGCAGCTTTCTTCGAGGCTGCTGGCGGAGGTGCTCCGTTCGCGGGGAGTGCGGTCGCGGCATTTTGATTCGCGGCGGCTGATCGTGACGGACGATGAGTTCGGCTCGGCGACGCCAATAATGGACGAAACTGCGGAGCTTGTCCGGCTCGAGATCGCACCCGCAGCAGCGACGGGCGAGGTGCCGGTGATGGGCGGATTCATCGCGGGAAACCGTGCGGGCGAGACGACGACGCTCGGCCGCGGCGGTTCGGATTTTTCCGCGGCGATTGTCGCGGCGGCGATCGATGCGGGCGAGCTTCAGATCTGGACGGACGTAACCGGCGTCATGACCTGCGACCCGCGCATCTCCAGCGACGCGAGGACGATCCCGGTGCTTTCATACGAAGAGGCGGCCGAGCTTGCTTACTTTGGCGCGAAGGTTTTGCACCCGAAGACGATCAAGCCGGCGGTCGACCACGGCATTCCCGTCCGCGTTTGCAATACATTTGAGCCCGAGGCCGTCGGGACGATGGTCGTCGCCGCATCGGGCGAGGTGCCGAACAAGATCAAGTCGATCGCGAGCAAAAAGGGAATCACGATCTTGCGGATAACCTCTGCACGAATGCTCGGAAGCTACGGCTTTATGAGCGCGGTCTTTCAGGTCTTCGACCGCTACCGGACGGTGATCGACGTCATTTCTACATCGGAAGTTTCCATCGCTCTTACACTTGATTCGACCGGCTCGCTCGAGAAGATCGTCGAGGAACTCTCGCGGCTCGGCGACGTCGAGGTCGAGCCGAACTACGCCGTAATCTGCGTCGTCGGCGAAGGCCTCCGCGCCTCGACCGGCCTTGCGTCAAAGATCTTTTCGACGATTGAGGACGTCCACGTCGAACTCGTCTCGCACGGAGCCTCGGCCGTGAATCTGACGTTTGTCGTAAAAGAGACCGATGTCGAACGAGTGATAATCCGCCTCCACAACGAGATGTTTTGA
- a CDS encoding PLP-dependent cysteine synthase family protein, whose protein sequence is MNTNSLTDFQSHFAALPASSNYVENLIGNTPLLAIHCHYKGNRRTVFAKAEHLNLSGSIKDRMAFHILKCAYRDGAIRRGDVIAEATSGNTGIAFAAIGHAFGNPVHVFMPEWMSQERISLMKSYGAEVTLVSHEQGGFLGSIEMADALRYEHGRVFLPHQFSNLANPEAHYETTAAEIWEQLARVGFEPDAFVAGVGTGGTIMGCAAYFRERDPGIKLYPLEPAESPTLSTGHKVGSHRIQGISDEFIPAICDLSKLDEVISVSDGDSILMAQKLAKDLGLAVGISSGANFIGALIALERLGGDGIVATVLCDDNKKYLSTDLVREEPVKEGYLSPDVRLFGYQTIGRVDQAAVQTND, encoded by the coding sequence ATGAACACCAACAGCCTAACCGATTTTCAAAGCCACTTTGCCGCACTTCCGGCAAGCTCTAATTACGTTGAGAACCTGATCGGCAATACGCCGCTTCTCGCGATCCATTGCCACTACAAGGGCAATCGCCGGACCGTTTTTGCAAAGGCCGAGCATTTGAACCTTTCGGGAAGCATCAAGGACCGAATGGCGTTTCATATCTTGAAATGTGCATATCGCGACGGGGCGATCCGTCGCGGCGATGTGATCGCGGAGGCGACGAGCGGCAATACCGGCATCGCCTTTGCTGCGATCGGGCATGCCTTTGGAAATCCGGTCCACGTTTTTATGCCCGAGTGGATGAGCCAGGAGCGCATCTCGCTGATGAAGAGCTATGGAGCGGAGGTCACGCTCGTCTCGCACGAGCAGGGCGGATTTCTCGGCAGCATCGAGATGGCCGACGCACTCCGGTACGAGCACGGCCGCGTTTTTCTGCCGCATCAATTCTCGAACCTTGCAAACCCTGAGGCACATTACGAGACGACCGCTGCAGAGATCTGGGAACAGCTTGCCAGAGTCGGCTTTGAGCCGGATGCCTTCGTCGCGGGAGTCGGGACCGGCGGGACGATCATGGGATGTGCCGCATATTTCCGCGAACGCGACCCCGGGATCAAGCTTTACCCGCTTGAGCCCGCCGAATCGCCGACGCTTTCGACCGGTCATAAGGTCGGCAGCCATCGCATCCAGGGCATCTCGGACGAATTCATTCCGGCGATCTGCGACCTTTCGAAGCTCGATGAGGTGATAAGCGTTTCGGACGGCGACTCGATCCTGATGGCGCAGAAGCTGGCAAAAGACCTCGGGCTGGCCGTCGGCATTTCGTCCGGAGCGAACTTCATTGGGGCGTTGATCGCTCTCGAAAGGCTCGGCGGAGATGGGATAGTCGCGACGGTTCTGTGCGATGACAACAAGAAATACTTGAGCACCGACCTTGTCCGCGAAGAGCCGGTCAAGGAAGGATACCTCTCGCCGGATGTTCGGCTTTTCGGGTACCAGACCATCGGCCGCGTCGATCAGGCGGCCGTCCAAACGAACGACTGA
- a CDS encoding 3-oxoacyl-ACP reductase FabG codes for MNKQPELPNTLFAGKTAIVTGASRGVGRATAERLAEGGANVVVNYLQNDAEADETVNRCTSLGVKAIAIAGDVSEFAAARKVAEKAIEEFGGIDLLVLNAGIWEGAPIEEMTEETWNRVLNTNLKSAWAMSKACVPAMKKRESGSIVLVSSTAGQRGEANFSNYAASKGGQISFTKALATELCPKIRVNCVAPGWIETAMVRPAFEDKDYERSVIESIPLKRIATTDDVALAICFLLSPWAQHITGEIMNVNGGAVLCG; via the coding sequence ATGAACAAACAGCCTGAATTACCAAACACTCTATTTGCCGGGAAGACGGCGATCGTTACCGGGGCTTCGCGGGGTGTCGGGCGGGCGACGGCGGAACGGCTTGCCGAGGGCGGGGCGAATGTTGTCGTCAATTATTTGCAGAACGACGCCGAGGCGGATGAGACCGTCAATCGTTGCACCTCGCTTGGCGTAAAGGCGATCGCCATCGCGGGCGATGTCTCGGAGTTCGCGGCCGCCCGCAAGGTCGCCGAAAAGGCGATCGAGGAATTTGGCGGCATCGATCTGCTTGTGCTCAACGCTGGCATCTGGGAAGGTGCGCCGATCGAGGAGATGACCGAAGAGACGTGGAACCGCGTGCTCAACACGAATCTCAAGTCCGCCTGGGCGATGTCAAAGGCTTGCGTGCCGGCGATGAAGAAACGCGAGTCGGGGTCGATCGTCCTTGTTTCTTCGACCGCCGGCCAACGCGGCGAGGCGAACTTCTCGAACTATGCCGCGTCGAAGGGCGGACAGATCTCGTTTACAAAGGCCCTGGCCACGGAGCTTTGCCCGAAGATCCGCGTCAACTGCGTCGCCCCGGGTTGGATAGAGACGGCGATGGTCCGGCCGGCGTTTGAAGACAAGGATTATGAACGGTCTGTCATCGAATCAATTCCGCTAAAACGCATCGCGACCACCGATGATGTCGCCCTTGCGATCTGCTTTTTGCTCTCGCCGTGGGCTCAGCACATCACGGGCGAGATAATGAATGTGAACGGCGGTGCGGTGCTCTGCGGATGA
- a CDS encoding AMP-binding protein has translation MFASTGEPWNPAPWWWLFEKVGNSKLPIINYSGGTEIAGGILMGNPLLPIKPCSFPAPCPGMDVDILDDDGNPVGPGKVGELVIKQSWIGMARGFWQEKERYLDTYWRRFKDIWVHGDFAMRDKDGHWFILGRSDDTLKVAGKRVGPAEVESLLVGHPLVTEAAVIGVPDEVKGTAMVAFVVIGGEGQSASDKGPVTSHKDETRENLTSNTENESELKGSSLLTPHSSLEAELRALVAKDMGKPLAPSKIHFVSALPKTRNAKVMRRVIRSAYLGEDPGDLSALENPQAVEEIRGITS, from the coding sequence ATCTTTGCCTCGACCGGCGAGCCTTGGAATCCGGCGCCGTGGTGGTGGCTGTTCGAAAAGGTCGGCAATTCAAAACTGCCGATCATCAATTACTCCGGCGGGACGGAGATCGCCGGCGGCATCCTGATGGGCAACCCGCTGCTGCCGATCAAGCCTTGTTCCTTCCCGGCTCCCTGCCCGGGAATGGATGTTGATATTTTGGATGACGACGGCAATCCGGTCGGCCCCGGCAAGGTCGGCGAGCTCGTTATCAAACAGTCGTGGATCGGCATGGCTCGCGGATTTTGGCAGGAAAAGGAACGCTATCTCGACACCTATTGGCGGCGGTTCAAAGACATCTGGGTCCACGGCGATTTCGCGATGCGCGACAAAGACGGCCACTGGTTCATCCTCGGCCGCAGCGACGACACGCTAAAGGTCGCCGGCAAACGCGTCGGCCCCGCCGAGGTCGAAAGCCTGCTCGTCGGCCATCCGCTTGTCACCGAAGCCGCCGTAATCGGCGTCCCCGACGAAGTAAAAGGCACCGCAATGGTCGCTTTTGTAGTGATAGGTGGCGAGGGACAGAGCGCAAGTGACAAGGGACCAGTGACTAGTCACAAGGATGAAACAAGAGAGAACCTCACATCTAACACCGAAAACGAGTCCGAACTCAAAGGCTCGTCACTCCTCACTCCTCACTCATCACTAGAAGCGGAGCTTCGCGCTCTCGTCGCTAAAGACATGGGCAAGCCGCTGGCACCATCGAAGATCCATTTCGTCTCGGCTTTGCCGAAAACCCGTAACGCAAAGGTGATGCGCCGCGTTATCCGCTCCGCCTATCTCGGCGAAGACCCGGGCGACCTATCGGCACTTGAAAATCCGCAAGCGGTTGAGGAGATCAGAGGAATAACTTCGTAA